Sequence from the Coleofasciculus chthonoplastes PCC 7420 genome:
ACGGCAGTGTAAATTATCAGGTTGCTGAGAAATTAGCGGCTCATTTAGTGGAACAGGGTACCGATACCGTCGTCGTCTGTGGTACAACGGGTGAATCACCGACACTGACATGGGATGAAGAGTCTCAGTTATTTCAGGTGGTGCAGAAAGCGGTGGCGGGAAAAGCCAAGGTAATTGCTGGCACAGGGTCAAATTCTACCCAAGAAGCGATCTCAGCCACCCAAAAAGTCGCTAAACTAGGGGTAGATGGTTCATTACAAGTTGTTCCCTATTACAATAAACCCCCCCAAGAGGGACTCTATAATCATTTCCAGGCAATTGCTAAATCCAGCCCTGACTTGCCTGTGATGCTCTACAATGTACCAACGCGCACGGGTCAAAACCTCCAACCGGAAACCGTTGCCCGTTTAGCGGAAATTCCCAATATTGTAGCGATTAAAGAGGCGAGTGGTAGCTTCGAGCAAGGCAGTCAAGTACGGCGTCTGACGCCACCGGATTTTGCCATTTACTCAGGAGAAGATTCCTTTACCCTAGCCTTATTAGCATTGGGGGCAACCGGAGTCGTCAGTGTTTCCTCCCATCTCGTTGGTCTAGAACTCCGGCAGATGATCCAGGCTTTCCAAGCGGGTCAAATTGACCTAGCCAGAGACATTCACTTA
This genomic interval carries:
- the dapA gene encoding 4-hydroxy-tetrahydrodipicolinate synthase produces the protein MVNFGRVLTAMITPFKEDGSVNYQVAEKLAAHLVEQGTDTVVVCGTTGESPTLTWDEESQLFQVVQKAVAGKAKVIAGTGSNSTQEAISATQKVAKLGVDGSLQVVPYYNKPPQEGLYNHFQAIAKSSPDLPVMLYNVPTRTGQNLQPETVARLAEIPNIVAIKEASGSFEQGSQVRRLTPPDFAIYSGEDSFTLALLALGATGVVSVSSHLVGLELRQMIQAFQAGQIDLARDIHLKLFPLFKVLFCTANPIPLKAALKLQGWDVGSPRPPLSELPMELEQQVKTVLQDLSLL